The following are encoded together in the Halopiger aswanensis genome:
- a CDS encoding DUF7097 family protein: MEKTPRGTPVGVDDPYEFAGVCDYLTGEGTCRYAFDHYEHDPEFARERASDDYECPVVDPETDWSWADCPHFRSRNHDRECVRCGLEEKRMAHDDERPLLEEHHLSYDRDGETLSHEITIYLCRWCHAKVHNSWARITDDAAPEPDAIAALEQRRGREQDELGFESAAERYDEDD, from the coding sequence ATGGAGAAAACGCCACGCGGGACGCCGGTCGGCGTCGACGACCCCTACGAGTTCGCCGGCGTTTGCGACTACCTCACCGGCGAGGGGACGTGCCGCTACGCCTTCGATCACTACGAGCACGATCCCGAATTCGCCCGCGAACGCGCCAGCGACGACTACGAGTGTCCCGTCGTCGATCCCGAAACCGACTGGTCGTGGGCCGACTGTCCCCACTTCCGGTCGCGCAATCACGACCGGGAGTGCGTCCGCTGCGGCCTCGAGGAAAAGCGGATGGCCCACGACGACGAGCGGCCGCTGCTCGAGGAGCACCACCTCTCCTACGATCGGGACGGCGAGACGCTCTCTCACGAGATCACGATCTACCTCTGTCGGTGGTGTCACGCCAAGGTCCACAACTCGTGGGCCCGGATCACCGACGACGCCGCGCCCGAACCGGACGCGATCGCCGCGCTCGAGCAGCGCCGCGGCCGCGAGCAGGACGAACTGGGATTCGAGTCGGCTGCGGAGCGGTACGACGAGGACGACTAA